Proteins from a genomic interval of Methanoplanus endosymbiosus:
- a CDS encoding type I restriction-modification system subunit M, with translation MGNLSSNISDKANLIWSIADKLTGAYKPHEYGEVILPLTVIRRFDCVLADTKDAVLAKNEDMKAVAMKDIFLKKASGYSFYNTSRFTFQKLLDDPDNIEANFKNYLNGFSPNVQEIIEKFKFDGHITTMAKKGILYNVLKEYTTPKGNLHPSKISNLEMGYIFEEIIRRFSEAHNEDAGQHYTPREVIELMVNILFIDDSDVLSGKNITKTLYDPACGTGGMLSVASEYLHRMNSGADIIGFGQELNDQTFAICKADILIKGGSADQIKNGNTLSDDQCADMQFDYILSNPPFGREWKNEKSAIDKEAKLGYAGRFGPGTPAIGDSQMLFLLTAISKMKDSGSRVAIIHNGSPLFTGDAGSGPSEIRRYILEHDLLDAIIALPNDIFYNTGIATYIWVLSNKKPAMRKGKVQLINANQMFVKRRKSLGNKRNDISPEAIAEITRIYGEFKENDVSKIFNNEDFGYHKITVERPLLDENNKPILSKGKPKPDSAKRDTENIPLSEEINEYFRREVLPFAPDAWIDDKKTKVGYEISFTRYFYKYTPPRPSTEIMDEILTLEQELEGSLTEIFRK, from the coding sequence ATGGGAAATCTAAGTTCAAATATCAGTGACAAAGCCAATCTTATCTGGTCAATTGCGGACAAACTGACCGGGGCATACAAACCACACGAATACGGAGAGGTTATTCTTCCCTTAACAGTCATCAGGCGCTTTGACTGCGTACTTGCGGACACGAAGGATGCCGTTCTTGCAAAAAATGAGGATATGAAAGCGGTTGCGATGAAGGATATTTTCCTTAAGAAAGCATCCGGTTACTCCTTTTACAATACAAGCAGATTTACATTTCAGAAACTCCTCGATGATCCGGATAACATAGAGGCGAACTTTAAAAATTATCTCAATGGTTTTTCTCCGAATGTTCAGGAGATTATTGAGAAATTTAAATTTGACGGCCACATCACAACGATGGCGAAGAAAGGCATTCTGTACAATGTCTTAAAGGAATACACAACTCCGAAAGGCAACCTTCACCCGTCAAAGATCTCCAATCTGGAGATGGGATACATCTTTGAGGAGATTATCAGGCGTTTTTCTGAGGCTCATAATGAGGATGCAGGACAGCATTACACCCCGCGTGAAGTCATTGAGCTGATGGTAAACATTCTGTTTATTGATGACAGTGATGTCCTGTCCGGAAAGAACATCACAAAGACGCTGTATGATCCGGCATGCGGTACCGGCGGTATGCTTTCGGTCGCCTCCGAATATCTGCACAGGATGAATTCCGGGGCTGACATAATCGGGTTTGGTCAGGAGCTTAATGATCAGACGTTTGCAATCTGTAAGGCTGATATTCTGATTAAGGGCGGAAGTGCGGATCAGATTAAGAACGGAAACACGCTCTCTGACGATCAGTGTGCTGATATGCAGTTTGATTATATCCTCTCAAATCCGCCTTTTGGCAGGGAGTGGAAGAATGAGAAGAGTGCGATTGATAAAGAGGCAAAACTGGGTTATGCCGGACGGTTTGGTCCGGGAACGCCTGCAATCGGCGACAGCCAGATGCTCTTTTTGCTGACGGCAATCTCGAAGATGAAGGATTCGGGTTCAAGGGTGGCAATTATTCACAACGGATCACCGCTCTTTACCGGAGATGCGGGTTCAGGGCCGTCTGAGATCAGGAGATATATCTTAGAGCATGATCTTTTAGATGCTATAATCGCTCTTCCGAATGACATCTTCTACAATACCGGAATTGCAACGTACATCTGGGTGTTATCCAACAAGAAACCGGCTATGAGGAAAGGCAAAGTTCAGTTAATAAATGCAAACCAGATGTTTGTCAAACGCAGGAAATCGCTTGGCAATAAGAGAAACGACATCTCCCCGGAAGCAATTGCTGAAATCACCCGGATTTACGGGGAATTTAAGGAGAATGACGTAAGCAAAATATTCAATAATGAGGATTTCGGCTACCACAAAATAACGGTTGAACGCCCTCTCCTGGACGAAAACAATAAACCTATCCTCTCAAAAGGAAAACCGAAACCCGACTCAGCAAAGCGTGATACAGAGAACATACCCCTGAGTGAAGAGATAAATGAATACTTCAGACGTGAAGTTCTCCCTTTCGCACCGGACGCATGGATTGATGATAAGAAGACAAAGGTCGGTTACGAGATCTCCTTCACCCGCTATTTCTACAAGTACACACCACCAAGACCAAGCACTGAGATCATGGACGAAATCCTGACACTTGAACAGGAACTCGAAGGCAGCCTCACGGAGATTTTCCGGAAATGA
- a CDS encoding PDDEXK nuclease domain-containing protein, which translates to MGDFSFEALVGSIRELDLRFVSSAVKAVNVNLTFRNWCIGAYISEFELHGSNRAGYGDKLLFNLSKELKSTGLNNCGKRELSRYIRFYIRYPDVGLLLPEAVRIQYLSICSPADGGQNHFIGGIEGTLSPQFRTPPEKLISSLSFSHISEIMEIEDPLKRLFYEVECIRGCWSVRELKRQIGSLYYERSGLSENKEALSRLANEGAEISSPLMLIRDPYVFEFLGLKPVEVMDESEFESALLEKLEHFLLELGRGFCFEARQKRILIGNEYYFVDLLFYHRILKCHILVELKTEKMSHEAVGQLNTYLNWFKANEMTEGDNPPVGILLCTEKNDELVRYATAGIANDLFVSKYEVVLPSTLELEKFVADEIGALRKKEMGCQSVSKDNSN; encoded by the coding sequence ATGGGGGATTTTTCATTTGAGGCTCTTGTAGGTTCAATTCGTGAACTGGACTTGCGGTTTGTTTCGTCTGCTGTTAAGGCAGTGAATGTGAATCTTACTTTTCGGAACTGGTGTATCGGTGCATATATTTCTGAATTTGAGCTTCATGGCTCAAATCGTGCCGGTTACGGGGATAAACTGCTTTTTAATCTCTCTAAAGAGTTAAAATCTACAGGTCTGAATAATTGCGGCAAGAGGGAGCTTTCAAGATATATCCGGTTTTATATTCGTTATCCTGATGTTGGCTTACTTCTTCCTGAGGCTGTCAGGATTCAGTATCTGTCAATATGCTCACCGGCAGATGGTGGTCAAAATCATTTTATAGGAGGAATTGAGGGTACACTGTCCCCCCAATTCAGAACACCACCTGAAAAACTAATTTCCTCCTTATCATTTTCACATATTTCTGAGATTATGGAGATTGAAGATCCATTAAAACGCCTCTTTTATGAAGTTGAATGTATCAGAGGGTGTTGGTCGGTTCGTGAGTTGAAACGGCAGATTGGGTCATTGTATTATGAGCGGTCCGGTCTATCAGAGAACAAAGAGGCATTAAGCCGTCTGGCAAACGAGGGGGCAGAGATTTCATCTCCTTTAATGCTTATTCGTGATCCGTATGTGTTTGAGTTTTTAGGTTTAAAACCGGTCGAGGTGATGGACGAGTCAGAGTTTGAGTCTGCCCTTCTTGAAAAGCTGGAACATTTTTTGCTTGAACTTGGACGTGGCTTTTGCTTTGAAGCCCGTCAGAAGCGTATTCTGATTGGAAATGAGTATTATTTTGTTGACCTTCTTTTTTATCACCGGATTTTAAAGTGCCATATACTTGTTGAGCTTAAAACAGAGAAGATGAGCCATGAGGCAGTCGGGCAGTTGAATACATATCTTAACTGGTTTAAGGCAAATGAGATGACTGAAGGGGACAATCCCCCGGTTGGAATTCTGCTCTGCACTGAGAAGAATGACGAGCTTGTCCGTTACGCAACGGCAGGTATAGCCAACGACCTTTTTGTATCCAAATATGAAGTGGTTCTTCCTTCAACCCTCGAACTTGAGAAATTTGTAGCGGATGAGATCGGAGCGCTGAGGAAGAAAGAGATGGGATGTCAAAGTGTGAGTAAAGATAATAGTAATTGA
- a CDS encoding DOMON domain-containing protein — MKGVIVIIAFLSLLLLSVCISGCSDQGSEGTETVQPTVAKTTETPLPTVMAEIPGEDKEEMTPWTPDGVITEGEYKEVFRSDDGKFEFYWRNDDEKLYAGMSGNSEGWVSVGFSPTSVMKDADIILGYIEDSVLNIHDMYSIGIYGPHPDDTDMGGEYSILSSGGMEKDGKTTVEFSRYLDTGDSYDSKLSKGTDVKFLWSVAERDDPEFKHNVAKGSSSFRLS; from the coding sequence ATGAAGGGGGTAATTGTAATTATAGCATTTCTGTCACTTCTTCTCTTATCTGTATGTATCAGCGGATGTTCAGATCAGGGCAGTGAAGGTACAGAAACAGTACAGCCAACAGTGGCAAAGACCACAGAAACTCCTCTGCCAACCGTGATGGCAGAAATTCCGGGTGAAGATAAAGAGGAAATGACACCCTGGACCCCGGATGGTGTCATCACTGAAGGTGAATATAAAGAAGTCTTCAGATCAGATGACGGTAAATTTGAGTTTTACTGGCGAAATGACGATGAGAAGCTGTACGCCGGAATGTCGGGCAACTCTGAAGGCTGGGTATCTGTCGGCTTCAGTCCGACATCTGTAATGAAGGATGCGGATATAATTCTCGGCTACATTGAAGACTCTGTATTAAATATACATGATATGTATTCAATCGGAATTTACGGCCCGCATCCGGATGACACAGATATGGGTGGTGAATACAGCATTCTCTCATCCGGCGGCATGGAAAAAGACGGCAAAACCACAGTAGAGTTTTCAAGGTATCTCGATACAGGGGACAGTTATGACTCAAAACTTTCAAAAGGTACTGATGTAAAATTCCTCTGGTCAGTTGCAGAGAGAGACGATCCTGAGTTTAAACACAACGTGGCAAAGGGGAGCAGCAGTTTCAGGCTCTCCTGA
- a CDS encoding DUF47 domain-containing protein: protein MIKKASVHLCSMIQNFNDPMNDCHKIKAYENQGDDITHSIYLILNKTFITPIEPEEISRLAKVLDDILDHIDDIARQLYTYNIKETDHYMVEMSKLIHLQAEELVLVTGALRDLKNPDFISERCIEINRLENLADEILDRALKELFLSDDAIRIIKLKEIYETLEIATDLGEEAANVIGDIAIKHS, encoded by the coding sequence GTGATCAAAAAGGCATCTGTTCATTTGTGTTCAATGATTCAGAATTTCAATGATCCTATGAATGACTGCCATAAGATAAAGGCTTACGAAAATCAGGGTGATGATATCACCCATTCGATATATCTGATATTAAATAAAACATTTATAACTCCTATTGAGCCGGAGGAGATCTCAAGACTTGCAAAGGTTCTTGATGATATTTTAGATCATATTGATGACATTGCAAGGCAGCTTTACACATACAATATCAAAGAAACCGATCATTATATGGTTGAGATGTCAAAGCTTATTCATCTTCAGGCCGAGGAACTTGTTCTTGTAACAGGTGCCTTAAGAGATCTCAAAAATCCCGATTTCATCTCAGAGAGGTGTATTGAGATAAACCGCCTCGAAAATCTGGCAGATGAGATCCTGGACCGGGCACTTAAGGAATTATTTCTTAGTGATGATGCAATAAGAATTATCAAGCTCAAGGAAATTTATGAAACTCTTGAGATTGCGACTGATCTCGGTGAAGAAGCGGCGAATGTAATCGGCGATATAGCAATTAAGCACTCGTAG
- a CDS encoding inorganic phosphate transporter — protein sequence MEFLIIVAGIILAYLFNFVNGLNDAANSIATIVATKALSPLKAVLMASFFNLIGPLVFTTAIAAMIGKGIVDPSFMTSQLLLGAMFGAVIWVFSASYFGIPVSSSHALIGGLLGAGIASGGLGAIVWPTAGTAETLLFFMLAGGTLFTLLFLAVCIYKNENWRLYLIPAFLAGISFTVPLLIIFDIVEVRGILAVVVFIIVSPMLGLISALLLGLIIMRLFQKSNPSKLNHAFKPLQIIAGAFQAVGHGANDAQNAMGMITAMLLAGGFLTEFEVPFWVIISSCLMISLGTLLGGWRVVEKMANRITKIRPYQGFAASAAGGTVLSLMTSFGVPVSTTHAMSGAIMGAGASRGYSSAVKWGIVREIVAAWILTIPAAAFVSGMVYLIIATYL from the coding sequence ATGGAATTTCTGATAATCGTAGCTGGCATAATACTGGCCTATCTCTTTAATTTTGTAAACGGGCTTAATGATGCCGCAAATTCCATTGCAACAATTGTGGCTACAAAGGCACTTTCACCTTTAAAAGCCGTTTTAATGGCATCTTTTTTTAACCTTATAGGGCCACTCGTTTTCACAACCGCAATTGCGGCTATGATTGGAAAAGGCATTGTTGATCCCTCATTTATGACCAGCCAGCTTCTTTTAGGAGCTATGTTTGGCGCTGTGATCTGGGTATTTTCCGCGTCATACTTTGGAATTCCTGTATCAAGCAGTCATGCACTGATCGGCGGGCTTCTGGGTGCGGGTATTGCAAGCGGTGGTCTTGGTGCGATAGTTTGGCCGACTGCCGGAACTGCTGAAACCCTTCTCTTCTTTATGCTTGCCGGCGGCACACTCTTTACTCTTCTCTTCCTGGCAGTCTGCATCTATAAAAACGAGAACTGGCGCTTATATCTGATTCCGGCCTTCCTTGCCGGAATTTCATTCACTGTCCCGCTACTGATTATATTTGATATTGTTGAGGTCAGGGGTATTTTGGCTGTTGTTGTCTTTATCATTGTATCTCCGATGCTTGGGCTTATATCTGCACTGCTTCTTGGCCTTATCATTATGCGCCTCTTTCAGAAGTCAAATCCCAGCAAACTGAATCATGCTTTCAAACCGCTTCAGATTATTGCCGGTGCATTTCAGGCTGTCGGTCATGGTGCAAACGATGCCCAGAATGCGATGGGAATGATCACTGCAATGCTCCTTGCCGGAGGTTTTTTAACAGAATTTGAAGTGCCGTTCTGGGTTATAATATCCTCATGCCTGATGATCTCCCTTGGTACCCTCCTTGGCGGATGGAGAGTTGTTGAGAAGATGGCGAACCGGATTACAAAGATCAGGCCATATCAGGGTTTTGCTGCATCAGCTGCCGGTGGTACTGTCCTCTCACTTATGACCTCGTTTGGTGTCCCTGTCTCAACAACCCATGCGATGTCAGGCGCGATTATGGGTGCCGGTGCATCACGTGGATATTCGTCTGCTGTTAAGTGGGGCATTGTAAGGGAGATTGTGGCTGCATGGATTCTTACAATTCCTGCTGCTGCTTTTGTGTCAGGTATGGTTTACCTCATCATTGCCACATATCTCTGA
- a CDS encoding DUF3089 domain-containing protein gives MIYSLFFLFVSICLILTAGCTGSESPSPAAEDEENAVVISPDNSVDYSDSSNWISVPAIDKEVDVFYVYPTVSGNETGLMDITNEDERALAEGVFTSQGSVFESNANVYAPYYRQMSTGADMTQTPVATDIKEFKIGAADVEDAFDYYLNNYNEGRPFILAGHSQGTMALMELLKDRFGDDEKLRSQMVAAYLIGYTVTDEDLEKYGLKAAESANDTSVVITYNTQSATSEGGRMLLPGAICINPLNWKTDSTYAPASENLGARFYNDSTGEFLREVANYTGAEINPENGALITEIPEGEVLDLGPHGEGVYHRYDISFWWRNLEENVGERIDAYLMQN, from the coding sequence ATGATATATTCACTTTTTTTTCTATTTGTGAGTATCTGCCTTATTTTAACAGCCGGATGCACAGGCAGTGAAAGTCCCTCTCCGGCAGCAGAGGATGAAGAGAATGCTGTTGTTATTTCTCCGGATAACAGCGTGGATTACAGTGATTCATCCAACTGGATCTCAGTTCCGGCTATAGATAAAGAGGTTGATGTATTCTACGTCTATCCGACAGTCAGCGGCAATGAAACCGGCCTGATGGATATAACAAATGAAGATGAAAGAGCTCTGGCAGAGGGTGTCTTTACATCACAGGGCAGTGTATTTGAGTCAAATGCAAATGTTTATGCTCCTTATTACCGTCAGATGTCAACCGGTGCTGATATGACTCAGACTCCGGTGGCAACTGACATTAAGGAATTTAAGATAGGTGCAGCTGACGTTGAGGATGCTTTTGATTATTACCTGAATAATTACAATGAAGGTCGTCCCTTTATCCTTGCAGGACACAGCCAGGGAACAATGGCACTTATGGAGCTTCTTAAGGATCGCTTTGGAGACGATGAGAAACTCCGCAGTCAGATGGTTGCAGCTTACCTGATTGGATATACCGTAACTGACGAAGATCTCGAAAAATACGGTCTTAAGGCAGCAGAGTCTGCAAATGATACCAGCGTTGTCATAACATACAATACCCAGTCTGCAACCTCCGAAGGCGGCCGTATGCTTCTTCCGGGTGCAATCTGTATCAATCCTTTAAACTGGAAGACAGATTCAACCTATGCCCCGGCATCTGAAAACCTCGGTGCAAGGTTTTACAATGATTCAACCGGAGAATTCCTGCGTGAAGTGGCTAATTACACTGGTGCTGAGATCAACCCGGAGAACGGGGCACTGATAACAGAGATTCCCGAAGGTGAAGTTCTGGACCTCGGTCCTCACGGAGAAGGTGTCTATCACCGCTATGACATCTCATTCTGGTGGAGGAATCTTGAGGAGAATGTTGGTGAGAGAATTGATGCGTATTTGATGCAAAATTAA
- a CDS encoding DUF3089 domain-containing protein — MVKSQKRDSVAVNRSVFSLILFVFVGICLILTAGCTGADSQVPAEENEQNAVVISPDNSVDYSDSYNWLSLPAAEKEVDVFYVYPTVSGNSSGSMLITDDVDRALAQGILEAQAGVYQSDANVFAPYYRQMSTGVQMSGDDMLATDTNEFKQGAADVSDAFDYYISNLNEGRPFIIAGHSQGTMALIELIKDRFGDDEELRSRMVAAYLIGYTVTDDDLAKAGLTAAKGADDTGVVVTYNSQSPTSVGGPMLMEGAHCINPLNWKTDSTYAPASENLGARFYNDSTGEFLREVGNYSDAQIDMETMALTTTIPEGENLDTGSYPEGVYHRYDYAFWYRNLEENVGDRIDAYLNQK; from the coding sequence ATGGTAAAGTCTCAGAAAAGGGATTCTGTTGCAGTAAACAGATCCGTTTTTTCTCTTATTCTGTTTGTATTTGTTGGAATCTGCCTTATTCTGACGGCCGGCTGCACAGGTGCCGACAGTCAGGTTCCGGCAGAAGAAAATGAACAGAATGCTGTTGTTATTTCTCCGGATAACAGCGTTGATTACAGTGATTCATACAACTGGCTCTCTCTGCCGGCCGCAGAAAAGGAAGTGGATGTCTTTTATGTCTATCCGACTGTCAGCGGCAATTCATCCGGTTCAATGCTTATAACGGATGATGTAGACCGGGCACTTGCCCAGGGTATCCTTGAGGCACAGGCAGGCGTGTATCAGTCAGATGCCAACGTCTTTGCCCCTTACTACCGGCAGATGTCAACCGGTGTTCAGATGTCGGGAGATGATATGCTTGCAACCGATACAAATGAGTTTAAGCAGGGTGCTGCCGATGTTTCAGATGCCTTTGATTATTATATCAGTAATCTCAATGAAGGCCGGCCTTTTATCATTGCAGGTCACAGCCAGGGAACAATGGCACTTATTGAGCTTATTAAAGATCGCTTCGGTGACGATGAAGAGCTTCGCAGCCGGATGGTTGCAGCGTATCTTATCGGCTATACTGTAACAGACGATGATCTTGCAAAAGCCGGTCTTACAGCGGCCAAAGGGGCAGATGATACCGGAGTTGTTGTCACCTACAATTCCCAGTCCCCGACTTCAGTTGGCGGCCCTATGCTGATGGAGGGTGCACACTGCATAAACCCCCTGAACTGGAAGACAGATTCAACCTATGCTCCTGCATCTGAAAATCTCGGTGCAAGGTTTTACAACGATTCAACCGGAGAATTCCTGCGTGAGGTTGGCAATTACTCCGATGCACAGATTGATATGGAAACAATGGCACTGACAACGACGATTCCGGAAGGAGAAAATCTGGACACAGGTTCATATCCGGAAGGAGTCTATCACCGCTATGACTACGCATTCTGGTACAGAAATCTTGAAGAGAATGTCGGCGACAGGATTGATGCGTATCTGAATCAGAAATGA
- the nth gene encoding endonuclease III, which translates to MLKDTACRIFSVLFNQYIREDTNLNFLEFDNPFQILIMTILSAQTTDRTVNSVKGRLFEAYPDPSSMADADISKIEEIIRPTGFYRAKSKNIRGASEMLVREYEGIVPDSMEELVKLPGVGRKTANIVLNHAYGIDAGIAVDTHVKRVSFRLGMTDNTSPDKIERDLTSLFPKEAWGKINFLLISHGRSVCDAKKPACDKCCIKELCRYYRENNSPDKE; encoded by the coding sequence ATGTTGAAAGATACTGCATGCAGGATCTTTTCTGTTCTTTTTAATCAATACATCAGAGAGGATACTAACCTTAATTTCCTTGAATTTGACAATCCCTTCCAGATTCTGATAATGACCATTCTCAGTGCACAGACCACTGACAGAACAGTCAATTCAGTAAAGGGCAGACTTTTTGAAGCCTACCCCGACCCGTCTTCTATGGCAGATGCTGATATCTCTAAAATTGAGGAGATCATCAGACCTACCGGATTTTACAGGGCAAAATCAAAGAATATCAGGGGCGCATCTGAGATGCTTGTCAGGGAATATGAGGGAATTGTTCCGGACAGCATGGAAGAACTTGTAAAACTTCCGGGTGTCGGCAGAAAAACGGCAAATATTGTCCTGAACCATGCCTACGGGATAGATGCCGGAATTGCGGTTGACACCCATGTGAAACGGGTATCTTTCAGGCTTGGGATGACAGACAATACCAGTCCCGACAAAATTGAGAGAGATCTCACATCGCTCTTTCCTAAAGAAGCCTGGGGAAAGATAAACTTCCTGCTCATCTCACACGGAAGATCAGTCTGCGATGCAAAAAAACCTGCCTGTGACAAATGCTGCATAAAAGAGTTGTGCAGGTATTACAGGGAGAATAACTCTCCGGATAAAGAATAG
- the pyrH gene encoding UMP kinase: MKTIVLSVGGSIIVPSLESNKISEFASVLKSLSEKFKVFVVIGGGGEARRYISVARSLAIDEATCDEVGIMVTRINASLLSWALGDDASPAVAENYNDALLYSKTSRIVIMGGITPGQTTDAVSAVLAERSGADLLVNVTSIDGIYSDDPKKNSEAVKFDSLTHDELVDIVSSGKMKAGSNNIIDLVAAKIVQRSEIPLLVIDGRDPAAFKSAILNGERTGTIVSSDRKMPKLL, encoded by the coding sequence ATGAAAACCATTGTTCTTTCTGTAGGAGGTTCAATTATTGTCCCTTCACTTGAATCAAATAAAATTAGCGAATTCGCTTCTGTTTTAAAATCGCTCTCTGAAAAATTCAAAGTTTTTGTCGTTATAGGTGGTGGAGGAGAGGCCAGAAGGTACATTTCTGTTGCGCGATCCCTTGCCATTGATGAGGCAACCTGTGACGAAGTCGGCATTATGGTGACAAGAATAAATGCATCGCTTCTATCGTGGGCACTTGGAGATGATGCCAGCCCGGCAGTTGCAGAGAATTACAATGATGCACTGTTATATTCAAAGACTTCACGAATTGTCATTATGGGCGGCATAACTCCCGGACAGACCACTGATGCTGTCTCAGCTGTCCTTGCAGAACGCTCAGGTGCAGATCTTTTGGTGAACGTAACATCAATAGACGGCATATATTCTGACGATCCAAAGAAGAACAGTGAAGCAGTAAAATTCGACTCACTGACACATGACGAACTTGTTGATATTGTTTCATCCGGAAAGATGAAGGCAGGCTCAAACAATATCATTGACCTTGTGGCAGCCAAGATTGTGCAGAGAAGTGAAATTCCGCTCCTTGTTATAGACGGAAGAGATCCGGCAGCGTTTAAATCGGCAATTCTGAACGGGGAGAGAACAGGAACAATTGTCAGCAGTGACAGAAAAATGCCAAAACTTCTGTAG
- the amrS gene encoding AmmeMemoRadiSam system radical SAM enzyme, with translation MREANLYGREGDGTVVCHLCPHRCRIRDGKSGICSVRVNRGGTLYAESYAKVAAEAVDPVEKKPLNHFLPGTKVYSLGGVGCNFRCRHCQNWQISQVDVKTADYLRVIEPEDGVNKALAHGCSSIAWTYNEPTIWHEYNLDMGIIAKKKGLKTIYVTNGYITGEALTELSGMLDAFRVDIKAFTDDFYKKICGAKLQPVLDATMMAKEKGMHIEVVNLVIPGLNDSEAEVKAMINWIYENLGEDTPVHFTRFHPDYNMTDIPPTPLAELEKIYRYAKEGGLRYPYIGNVAGHEYTNTYCHNCGSLLIERVGFMDRFVHLDGDECDSCGEKIPIIV, from the coding sequence ATGCGTGAAGCAAATCTTTATGGAAGAGAAGGAGATGGTACTGTAGTCTGCCATCTCTGCCCCCACAGGTGCAGAATCCGTGACGGAAAGTCAGGCATCTGCTCAGTGAGGGTTAACAGGGGAGGGACACTGTATGCGGAGAGTTATGCGAAAGTTGCGGCAGAGGCTGTGGACCCGGTTGAGAAAAAACCGCTCAATCATTTCCTTCCGGGTACAAAGGTGTACTCCCTTGGCGGAGTCGGCTGCAACTTCAGGTGCAGGCACTGCCAGAACTGGCAGATCTCGCAGGTCGATGTGAAAACAGCTGATTACCTCAGGGTGATTGAACCTGAAGATGGGGTTAATAAAGCGCTTGCGCATGGCTGTTCATCTATTGCATGGACATACAACGAACCTACAATCTGGCATGAATATAACCTTGATATGGGAATAATTGCCAAAAAGAAGGGCTTAAAGACCATTTATGTCACAAACGGATATATAACCGGAGAGGCCCTCACCGAACTCTCCGGCATGCTTGATGCCTTCAGGGTTGATATTAAGGCATTCACCGATGATTTCTACAAAAAGATCTGCGGTGCAAAGCTACAGCCTGTCCTTGACGCGACTATGATGGCAAAGGAGAAGGGTATGCACATTGAGGTTGTAAACCTTGTTATTCCGGGCTTAAACGATTCTGAGGCTGAGGTTAAGGCAATGATAAACTGGATATATGAAAATCTCGGTGAGGATACTCCCGTTCATTTCACACGGTTTCATCCGGATTACAACATGACTGACATTCCGCCAACACCTCTTGCAGAACTTGAGAAGATTTACCGTTATGCGAAGGAAGGCGGGCTTAGATATCCATATATCGGCAATGTTGCAGGCCATGAATATACCAATACATACTGCCACAACTGCGGGTCACTGCTCATAGAAAGGGTTGGATTTATGGACAGGTTTGTTCATCTTGATGGTGATGAGTGTGATTCATGCGGTGAAAAAATCCCGATAATAGTATAA
- a CDS encoding Mut7-C RNAse domain-containing protein: MNANSSTATGLFSPENSHCSGDDSGTKFLTDRMLGTLTKYLRFMGYDTLSADVVISGNSREDSILLKIAEGEGRILLTRDRELAERGEGISAVHITSDDVFCQLGQIIGEGLISGDLKVRMKRCTLCNTLLRPARPEEIDGADYAPFGRRELRFCWCPRCRKLYWAGTHLLNLEKKIKAGLSCTGHNSA; the protein is encoded by the coding sequence ATGAATGCGAACAGTTCTACTGCGACAGGACTTTTCAGTCCGGAGAACAGTCATTGCAGCGGAGATGATTCCGGCACTAAATTCTTAACCGACAGAATGCTTGGAACACTCACAAAATATCTGCGCTTCATGGGTTATGATACACTCTCTGCCGATGTCGTCATTTCAGGTAACAGCAGAGAGGACAGCATTCTTTTAAAAATTGCAGAGGGTGAGGGCAGAATTCTTCTGACAAGGGATCGTGAACTTGCAGAGAGAGGAGAGGGTATTTCTGCGGTACACATAACATCTGATGACGTATTCTGTCAGCTTGGTCAGATTATCGGTGAAGGCCTTATATCAGGTGACCTTAAAGTCAGGATGAAAAGGTGCACCCTCTGCAATACTCTGCTCAGACCTGCACGCCCTGAAGAGATTGATGGTGCGGATTATGCCCCTTTTGGCAGAAGAGAGCTCAGGTTCTGCTGGTGTCCACGGTGCCGGAAATTATACTGGGCCGGCACTCACCTTTTAAACCTTGAAAAGAAGATTAAGGCAGGATTGTCCTGCACTGGGCATAATTCTGCCTGA